GGACCCTAGTTTTTGGATGTGGGTTTTTGTGATCTCAAGACTCCTCTCTGTGATACAACTAAATTCAGTTCCTtcatcagatcttttttttttttttaattttttttgacatggaccatttttaaagtctttattgaatctgttccaatattgcttctgttttatgttttggtttttcggccatgaggcatgtgggatcttagcccccagaccagagatcgaacccacaccgcctgcattggaaggtgaagtcttaatcactggactgccagggaagtcccctcagaTCTCTTTCATGCATTCCTGTTTCCTCCTGTGGATTGAGATCTTGAGATACTTTATTTGTGCTATCTGTTTCCACTCACAGTGGCCCAGTTGATGAGAAAGGACTAGCGCCATCTCTCTTTGCATTGGGATGGTTACTattgctgtgcccttctcagACGCCTATGAGCTCGGATGTCTTGTTATGAGAGCAGGAACTCTGTTCATTCATCTCCatgctggttttattttcttctcagctCCCTTCCGGAAAGGCTCTTGTAGCTGACTTCTGCTTGGGCACGATCTAAGCCAAAGCTTCTGCACGGTGCATGGGCACAGACCAGCTGGGCTCCCATCACGTCATGCAGCCAGATGATGGTCTAGGTGGTTCTGGTGGACCCCTAAAGTGAGGCTGGATATGGGGCCAGGGCAGCCCAGAGGAAGTGAGTTTATTGCAGCCTGGAGGCCCTAAATCCAGGCTGGGCCCAAGGCTGCTGGAGATGGATTCAGGTCTTCATAGGGAGGGAGGGGTCACCAGGTATAACCCGGGCCACTGCATACACTGTTGACTTCACTTGGGGCCAGCCTTTTTGTGATAACTCTTAATCAAATGTTTACTAATTCTGGACCTGCTGGTGCGCAGCAGGTTTACCAGGTGGGTACCCTACAGGCAGCATTCCACGCAGGGAGTGTTGACCTCAGATTGACAGTCGCCCTGCATGGATGTTGTGTGGTGACTTCTGGTGGCTATAATAATGTTTAGCGTCTCTGTCGATGTCACAGAGAGGGATGGCGGGGAGACCCTCCTCTGTCTGGGCAGTTGCTGCCATTAGTGTGGAGTATTCTTGAATAGTCTTACCTGTTTGGGGGTTGAGGGTACCCAGGTAGCTCCCTGGTTCCACTGGGAGTGCTTGTGGTCGTGGggctgccccctgccctggcctcGCTAgctgggagggggaaggggtCGTGGCTCACGGAGCCATGGCCCATTTGCCTCCAGGAGGAGCTAGCAGCCCTCATCTCCGACCTGAAGCAGGAGCAGAAGAAGGTGGATGAGCAAATGGCCAAACTGGTGAACAACAGGACTCGGATTGTGGTGAGTGCCCCTGCCCTTGGCGTCCCCTGCCGGGGGCCAGCCACCTCCCCTTCCCTTTACAGGAACCCGCGCCTTCCCTATAAAGCCAGAATTTCAAAGCATTCCAGGCGGGGTGGGAAAAAGCGCACAGGCTCCCGGGGGAATTCACCACAGTTGTCAGGGCTGTCTCCAAGTTGGCCTGTGTCCTCCACGTCCTTGGGACCGAGATAACTCAGCCCAAGTCCCGGAGGTAAACAGCTTAACGCGTGGGCATGACTGCCCGGCCCCTGCCACCTGTGTCTGTTTGACCTTGACAGCCTGTGCGATGCCCTCCTGGTACCTTCAGAGCGCAGGCATCGGGAGGCCTGCACTCCTCAGGGGCTGACCGCCTTTCCTAAACGAGGGGCCCTTGGGGCTGAGAGGGTAGGCCCCTCAGGCCCTACAGGTAGTCATGAAACAAACAGGAGACCAGTGTCCTTGAAAGTCAGCTCAGTGAATCTTCCTCACCCCGGGGAGGGAGACAGCATCACCCGGTCTGATGGAGGCGGAGTCACTGTGCTGAACTGGGCGCCGGGGGCCCAGCCTCTGCCCAGCCTCTGCTGCCCTCCCCCGGGGCTGCATCCGGGGACCCAGATGCAGTGTGAACACCCCGGCAGGAGTCAGCCGTCGGACTTGGGGATGAGGACCAAGAAGGGTCGGAAGGCCCCAGGAAGGCCTGAGCTGCCAGGCTCTGGGGACGCCGAGGTCAGCCTCGGCTCCTGCTTTGACCGGCCCCTCCCTGTCCCAGAACGAGTCTGATGTCTTCAGCTGGGTGATCCGGCGTGAGTTCCAGGAGCTCCACCACCTGGTGGACGAGGAGAAGGCCCGCTGCCTGGAGGGGGTGGAGGGCCACACCCGCGGCCTTGTGGCCTCCCTGGACATGCAGCTGGAGCAGGCCCGAGGCGCTCGGGAGCGGCTGGTCCAGGCCGCGGGTGTGCTGGAGCAGTTCGGCAATGAGAGTCACCACGAGTTCATCCGGGTGAGCGGACAAGGCTCCCGAGTCCCCAAGAGCCTCCCCCTTCCTAACGGCTTCTGCACAGCCTCCTCGGTGCCCTAACCCGCCTCCCTCTTGTCTTCCAGAAGTACCACGCCATGGCCTCCAGGTATTCCCCATGCACTTCCAGAGCCTTCTTCGGCCACGTTTATGAGCAtcttcctggttttttttttttccaatttccatTAGTCTTAAGGACAGTTGGGTTAGAAGCATTGGCTTAAGTGAATGGCTAGAGGATCTGATTGGCTGAGTTTGGTTTCCACTCCAGCTGGAGCTAGGGGCGGGGTTCCCCTGATTCAGAGGCATGCTGTTCAAGCAGCGCATCAGAGCCACCTGGAGGGCTCTATAACTACAGATGCCTGGACCCCCGTCATCAGTTCTGAGTCAGTAGGtctgtggagaagaaaatggcaacccactccagtattcttgcctggagaatgctgtgaacagaggagcctggtgggctgctgtccatggggtcgcatagagtcggacacaactgaagtgacttagcagcagcagcaggtctggggtgggaccCAAGAAaacttgcatttctaacaaggcCCAGGTGATGTGATGCTGCTGGTCCCAGACCTGCCCTTTGAGAGCTACTGATGTGGAGTGTTTCCGGGATGGAGGCAGGGCCCCAGAGAGCAGTTGGTGGGGGGACATGATGGGCCTCTCAAGTGCATGGTCTTCTGAGCGGGGACTCGGCTGGTTGGACCTGCACATGGATGACAAGGCTGGGGTACTTGGGTGAGCAGCTCCGTCATCACTGTGAACCTTTGACCCCAGCCCAGAGCTCCAGCAGGCCCGACTCTCGGAAGGTGCCTTCAGCCCCATCTCCTTCAAGCCAGGCCTGCACCAGGCTGACATCAAGCTGACGGTGTGGAAAAGGCTTTTCCGAAAGGTTCTGCCAGGTGAGCCCCCGGGCCCAGTCCTTCCATTATAAGAGGCTGAAGGGAGGCTGGGGCAGCTGACAGTGAGGGCGCAGGGCTGTGCTTCCGCCAGCAGGGGGTGCTCAAGCTCAGCTCCATCTCTTAAGTGGTGACTGGGTGAGTGGTGTAATTTCTGAGACTTgggtttccctttttaaaaaaaaaaaaaaaaaattggctgcgctgggtcttagttgcagctcatgggatctTTGAGCTGcaacctgtgggatctagttctctgactgtAGGTCgaacccctcccctcacccctgcatCGGGAGCTCAGAGCCTTAACCCCTGGACAGGCAGAGAAGTCCCTGAGCCTGTTTCGTCACCTATGGTCCCTGAACCTGTTTCTTTGTCTGTAAGGAGCTCCCCTTGCTGGGCTGTGTGGTTTCTAAATAGATAAGTGCgatttgtgtgctcagtcatgtccagctctttgcaaccccatggactgtaacctgccaggctcctctgtccatgggatgctccaggcaagaaaactgcagtgagttgccatttcctactccagaggatcttcctgacccatggatcaaacccgggtctcttgcattggcaggctaattcCTTACCACCTTGCCACCTGGGAGGGTGTGTGTAGTTTAGCGCTTAATAAATGGCAGCTGCTGCTTTGCCAAAAAATAACTCAGACATTTAACTCCTTCATTACTAGCACACGAGGGAAATCAGACTGATTTCACCCAACAAAGGCAAAAAACAGGTTCGCtataagaggaggaggaggagggggcttccctggtgatctagtggctaagactcttctcccaatgtaggaggcccgggttcaatccctagtcagggaactagatcccacatgccacagttaagacccagggaagccaattaaataaatatattttaagaaaagggaagaaaggggagagaaaaaagacCTGCAGATAATCTCTGAACCATGAACGTTGTTTGCACGTTTTGGATAGAGACTGGTCAGCTGACAGGGAGCACAGAGGTCGTTTGGTATAGTTTGTCCTTGACTGGGCTGCTGGCATACCCATGGAAGCCACTGCAGTTGTTAGAATCTCCAGAAAACCTGGGGAGTGGAGCTGAGGCGCCCGCTTGACAGGCAGTCTCCCAGGTCCTTCCATCGGCACCTCCGCTTTAGGCAGAGTTTCTGGCTGGAACGCCTGGGCTCACCGTGGCCCATTCTCCACCCTTCAGGCATTGCTCGCTCCTTCAGAGAATCGGGATTGCCTGCTCTGTCTCCACCCTTGCCAGGCCCTGTCGATACAGGGATGAGGGACTCAGTTCTTCCAAGGGGCTCAGGGCTTCCCGCTGGTCTCCCTTGGGCAGGGCCGGCCACCTTCTGCGCGGCTTGAACACACctcccctctgctcttcccccagCCCCGGAGCCCCTCAAGCTGGACCCGGCCACGGCCCACCCGCTCCTGGAGCTCTCCAAGGGCAACACGGTGGTGCAGTGCGGGCTCCTGGCCCGGCGGCGCGCCAGCCAGCCTGAGCGCTTCGACTACAGCACATGTGTCCTGGCCAGcaggggcttctcctgtggcCGCCACTACTGGGAGGTGGCGGTGGGCAGCAAGAGCGACTGGCGCCTGGGGGTCATCAAGGGCACGGCCAGTCGCAAGGGCAAGCTGAGCAAGTCCCCGGAGCACGGCGTGTGGCTCATCGGCCTGAAGGAGGGCCGCGTGTATGAGGCCTTCAGCTGCCCCCGGGTGCCCCTGCCCGTGGCGGGCCACCCCCACCGCATCGGCGTCTACCTGCACTACGAGCAGGGGGAGCTCACCTTCTTCGACGCTGACCGCCCCGACGACCTGCGGCCACTCTACTCATTCCA
The sequence above is drawn from the Cervus canadensis isolate Bull #8, Minnesota chromosome 32, ASM1932006v1, whole genome shotgun sequence genome and encodes:
- the LOC122433471 gene encoding E3 ubiquitin-protein ligase TRIM50 isoform X2, yielding MAWQVSVPELEDRLQCPMCLEVFKEPLMLQCGHSYCKGCLAALSRHLASALRCPVCRREVDYSSSPPNVSLAKVIEALQLPGDPEPQVCVHHRNPLSLFCEKDQELICGLCGLLGAHQHHRVTPVSTVYSRMKEELAALISDLKQEQKKVDEQMAKLVNNRTRIVNESDVFSWVIRREFQELHHLVDEEKARCLEGVEGHTRGLVASLDMQLEQARGARERLVQAAGVLEQFGNESHHEFIRYHAMASSPELQQARLSEGAFSPISFKPGLHQADIKLTVWKRLFRKVLPAPEPLKLDPATAHPLLELSKGNTVVQCGLLARRRASQPERFDYSTCVLASRGFSCGRHYWEVAVGSKSDWRLGVIKGTASRKGKLSKSPEHGVWLIGLKEGRVYEAFSCPRVPLPVAGHPHRIGVYLHYEQGELTFFDADRPDDLRPLYSFQADFQGKLYPILDTCWHERGSNSLPMVLPPPSGPSQLSPLQPTKL
- the LOC122433471 gene encoding E3 ubiquitin-protein ligase TRIM50 isoform X1 — translated: MAWQVSVPELEDRLQCPMCLEVFKEPLMLQCGHSYCKGCLAALSRHLASALRCPVCRREVDYSSSPPNVSLAKVIEALQLPGDPEPQVCVHHRNPLSLFCEKDQELICGLCGLLGAHQHHRVTPVSTVYSRMKEELAALISDLKQEQKKVDEQMAKLVNNRTRIVNESDVFSWVIRREFQELHHLVDEEKARCLEGVEGHTRGLVASLDMQLEQARGARERLVQAAGVLEQFGNESHHEFIRKYHAMASSPELQQARLSEGAFSPISFKPGLHQADIKLTVWKRLFRKVLPAPEPLKLDPATAHPLLELSKGNTVVQCGLLARRRASQPERFDYSTCVLASRGFSCGRHYWEVAVGSKSDWRLGVIKGTASRKGKLSKSPEHGVWLIGLKEGRVYEAFSCPRVPLPVAGHPHRIGVYLHYEQGELTFFDADRPDDLRPLYSFQADFQGKLYPILDTCWHERGSNSLPMVLPPPSGPSQLSPLQPTKL